In a genomic window of Halalkalicoccus sp. CG83:
- a CDS encoding GAF domain-containing sensor histidine kinase: MTKDDYQSPPTPGSSEELLRAALDTVEDPFFVVDGGWRFVYANDRARGFLSRTTGRDLTPGELEGTCLWDEVPEAIGTPFYERYHGAMESGEPATGEEYYEPLGTWSEARAVPCGTGLTVYLRDATERHRQGEPIQERERVLREMYDVTADAERSFTEQVDALLGIGCEVLGTGFATLSRIRGEDYEFERVRTPDGSIQPGERAPLSATNCERTAATRRTLALANVVRDAPELTDRAGYTDWGIACYLGAPVIVDGEVYGTFCFYDREPRVDGFSEWEVTLVDLISQWLSYELTRQRTQEQLKRKNAQLEEFASLVSHDLRNPLNILGGWLELAEQNGEVDHFDRCYRALDRMEVLIDELLALARAGERITDPKAITLADLVEESWRTVVTADATLTVDTGRTIRADENGLRQLFENLFRNGVEHGSRAHRPESDASRDDGVSLTVGDLNDGFYVADNGPGIPVEEREQVFETGYSTVQGGTGFGLNIVQQVAEAHGWDVSLGESRHGGARFEFTGIERIQPAAS, from the coding sequence ATGACGAAGGACGATTATCAATCACCGCCAACCCCCGGCTCCTCCGAGGAGCTCCTGCGTGCCGCCCTCGATACGGTCGAGGATCCGTTCTTCGTCGTCGACGGAGGCTGGCGGTTCGTCTACGCCAACGATCGGGCTCGTGGCTTCCTGTCGCGGACGACGGGTCGTGACCTCACCCCCGGCGAACTCGAGGGCACGTGTCTCTGGGACGAGGTCCCGGAGGCCATCGGAACCCCGTTTTACGAGCGGTATCACGGGGCGATGGAGAGCGGCGAACCGGCCACGGGAGAGGAGTACTACGAACCCCTCGGGACCTGGTCCGAGGCGCGGGCCGTCCCCTGTGGGACGGGGCTGACGGTGTACCTTCGCGACGCAACGGAACGGCATCGCCAGGGCGAGCCGATCCAGGAACGCGAACGCGTCCTTCGGGAGATGTACGACGTGACCGCGGACGCGGAGCGATCGTTCACCGAACAGGTGGATGCGCTTCTCGGGATCGGTTGTGAGGTCCTCGGAACCGGATTCGCGACGCTCTCGCGGATCCGAGGCGAGGATTACGAGTTCGAACGGGTTCGAACGCCGGACGGAAGCATTCAGCCGGGCGAAAGGGCGCCCCTGTCGGCGACTAACTGTGAGCGGACGGCGGCCACGCGGAGGACCTTAGCGCTCGCCAACGTCGTCCGGGACGCGCCGGAGCTTACGGACCGAGCGGGCTACACCGACTGGGGGATCGCCTGCTATCTCGGTGCGCCAGTCATCGTCGACGGGGAGGTGTACGGTACGTTCTGCTTCTACGATAGGGAGCCACGGGTCGACGGGTTCTCGGAGTGGGAGGTCACGCTCGTCGACCTGATAAGCCAGTGGCTGAGCTACGAGCTCACTCGCCAGCGTACCCAGGAGCAGCTGAAGCGCAAGAACGCACAGCTCGAGGAGTTCGCGTCGCTGGTCTCGCACGACCTTCGAAACCCGTTGAACATCCTGGGCGGGTGGCTGGAGCTCGCCGAGCAGAATGGAGAGGTCGATCACTTCGACAGGTGTTATCGTGCGCTCGATCGAATGGAGGTCCTCATCGACGAGCTGCTGGCGCTCGCTCGGGCCGGCGAGCGGATCACGGACCCGAAGGCGATCACGCTGGCCGATCTCGTCGAGGAGAGCTGGCGGACCGTCGTTACCGCGGACGCGACGCTCACCGTCGATACTGGACGAACGATTCGGGCGGACGAGAACGGCCTGCGCCAGCTGTTCGAGAACCTGTTCCGGAACGGGGTGGAACACGGGTCGAGGGCCCATCGACCCGAGTCCGACGCCTCCAGAGACGACGGGGTGAGCCTCACGGTCGGTGACCTCAACGACGGGTTCTACGTCGCGGATAACGGACCCGGAATTCCCGTCGAGGAGCGCGAACAGGTGTTCGAGACCGGCTACTCCACCGTACAGGGAGGGACCGGATTCGGGTTGAACATCGTCCAGCAGGTCGCCGAGGCACACGGCTGGGACGTATCACTGGGTGAGAGCCGGCACGGCGGAGCACGGTTCGAGTTCACCGGGATCGAACGCATACAGCCGGCGGCCAGCTGA